The Juglans microcarpa x Juglans regia isolate MS1-56 chromosome 2S, Jm3101_v1.0, whole genome shotgun sequence genome has a window encoding:
- the LOC121251838 gene encoding aspartate aminotransferase, mitochondrial-like, which produces MTFWAVMSGRARRSSSDLGARWMSSWWQSVEPAPKDPILGVTEAFLTDRSPNKVNVGVGAYRDDNGKPVVLECVREAEQRIAGNLNMEYLPMGGSVKMVEETLKLAYGEDSEFIKDKRIAAVQSLSGTGACRLFADFQKRFHPDSQIYIPIPTWANHHNIWRDAQVPQRTFHYYHPESRGLDFAALMDDIKNAPNGSFFLLHACAHNPTGVDPSVDQWREISYQFKAKGHFPFFDMAYQGFASGDPEGDAKSIRIFLEDGHLIGIAQSYAKNMGLYGQRVGCLSVLCEDEKQAVAVKSQLQLLARPMYSNPPLHGALIVSTILSDPELKKLWLKEVKVMADRIIGMRSALRENLEKLGSPLSWEHITNQIGMFCYSGMTPEQVDSLTKEFHIYMTRNGRISMAGVTTGNVGYLANAIHEITKSA; this is translated from the exons ATGACGTTTTGGGCGGTGATGTCGGGTCGGGCCAGGAGGTCGAGCTCCGATTTGGGAGCGAGGTGGATGTCTTCATGGTGGCAGAGCGTGGAGCCGGCACCCAAGGATCCGATACTCGGCGTTACGGAGGCTTTCCTGACCGATCGTAGTCCGAACAAAGTCAATGTCGGAGTT GGTGCTTACCGAGACGACAACGGAAAGCCAGTTGTTCTTGAATGCGTTAGAGAAGCAGAGCAAAGGATCGCTGGAAACTTAAACAT GGAGTATCTTCCAATGGGAGGGAGCGTGAAGATGGTGGAAGAAACATTGAAACTGGCCTATGGGGAGGATTCTGAGTTTATCAAAGATAAAAGGATAGCAGCAGTACAATCTCTCTCTGGCACTGGTGCATGCCGACTTTTTGCAGACTTTCAAAAGCGTTTTCATCCTGACTCACAAATTTACATACCAATCCCTACCTGGGCCAA CCACCATAACATTTGGAGAGATGCTCAGGTACCTCAGAGGACCTTCCATTACTATCACCCGGAGTCACGAGGGTTAGATTTCGCTGCATTGATGGACGATATAAAG AATGCACCAAATGGCTCATTCTTCCTACTTCATGCTTGTGCTCATAATCCTACTGGAGTGGATCCTTCAGTGGATCAATGGAGAGAGATCTCATACCAGTTCAAG GCAAAGGGTCATTTTCCCTTCTTTGACATGGCGTATCAAGGTTTTGCTAGTGGTGATCCAGAGGGAGATGCAAAGTCCATCAGGATTTTTCTTGAGGATGGACATCTAATTGGAATTGCTCAATCCTATGCAAAAAATATGGGACTCTATGGTCAGCGAGTAGGATGCCTAAG TGTCCTTTGTGAAGATGAAAAGCAAGCTGTGGCTGTGAAAAGTCAGTTGCAGCTGCTCGCCAGACCCATGTATAGTAACCCTCCTCTTCACGGTGCGCTAATAGTTTCAACTATTCTTAGTGATCCAGAGTTGAAGAAGTTATGGCTCAAAGAAGTTAAG GTTATGGCAGATCGCATCATTGGAATGCGATCAGCTCTACGAGAAAATCTTGAGAAGTTGGGGTCACCCTTATCATGGGAGCACATCACTAATCAG ATTGGTATGTTCTGTTATAGTGGGATGACACCAGAACAAGTTGATAGTTTGACGAAAGAGTTTCATATCTACATGACTCGAAATGGtcgtataag TATGGCTGGTGTTACTACCGGAAATGTTGGATATTTGGCTAATGCCATCCACGAGATCACCAAATCTGCTTAG
- the LOC121253445 gene encoding uncharacterized protein LOC121253445 — protein sequence MVDDKAPSDEFTIALFKACWEVVKDDIMSFFHEFHEQGNFEKNPNATFIALIPKKPRVVEIKDFCPISLVSGMYKILSKILANRLSMGIGEDHFKLENAFVVGRQILDYVLIVNECLESHIKSGVPGCGLGDVALGSNFVYPLYTFHFGERWIYIWLCSRDARIGTLEMTHLLFADDSLVFYGASHNHIHALRALLLCFEVTSRLKVNLAKSELVTIGNVPSVLSFANIFGCKFSTLPMNYLGLHLGASFKLQSIWDRVLEKIEWKLSRTPLGDATKGYGFFGQLARHPRYHSNCCYVEDDVKLSMVVHMDGKE from the exons ATGGTAGATGATAAAGCTCCAAGTGATGAGTTCACTATAGCTTTATTTAAGGCATGTTGGGAAGTAGTTAAAGATGACATCATGAGCTTCTTCCATGAGTTTCATGAACAaggtaattttgaaaaaaaccctaatgctactttcattgctcttattccaaAGAAGCCGAGAGTGGTGGAGATTAAGGATTTTTGCCCTATTAGCTTGGTGAGTGGAATGTACAAAATTCTTTCGAAGATTTTGGCTAATAGATTGAGTATGGGTATTGGAGAAGATCATTTCAAGCTTGAGAATGCCTTCGTAGTAGGTAGGCAAATCCTTGATTATGTTCTCATTGTcaatgaatgcttggagagtCACATCAAGTCAGGTGTTCCAGG GTGTGGACTTGGAGATGTTgctcttggatcaaattttgtATATCCATTGTACACTTTTCATTTTGGTGAACG GTGGATTTATATCTGGCTTTGTAGTAGGGATGCAAGAATCGGCACACTTGAGATGACCCACctcttgtttgcagatgattCTCTTGTATTCTATGGTGCTAGTCACAATCACATTCACGCTTTGCGGGCTcttctactttgttttgaagtgaCATCAAGATTGAAAGTGAATCTCGCCAAGTCAGAATTAGTTACAATTGGAAATGTTCCTAGTGTCTTGAGCTTCGCCAACATTTTCGGGTGCAAATTCTCTACCTTGCCAATGAACTATCTTGGTCTTCACTTGGGTGCCTCCTTCAAGTTGCAGTCCATTTGGGATAGGGTGTTGGAAAAAATAGAGTGGAAACTG AGCAGGACTCCATTGGGTGATGCCACTAAGGGTTATGGATTTTTTGGCCAGCTGGCAAGACATCCAAGGTACCACTCAAATTGCtgctatgtggaagatgatgtCAAactgtctatggtggtgcatatggatggaaAAGAATAG
- the LOC121251836 gene encoding LOW QUALITY PROTEIN: shaggy-related protein kinase zeta-like (The sequence of the model RefSeq protein was modified relative to this genomic sequence to represent the inferred CDS: inserted 1 base in 1 codon), producing MDAFDKEMSSSVVEANDAVTGHIISTTIGGKNGEPKQTISYMAERVVGSGSFGIVFQAKCLETGETVAIKKVLQDKRYKNRELQLMRLMDHPNVVSLKHCFFSTTSKDELFLNLVMEYVPETIYRVLKHYSSMNQRMPLIYVKLYTYQIFRGLAYIHTVPGVCHRDVKPQNLLVDPLTHRVKLCDFGSAKVLVKGEANISYICSRYYRAPELIFGATEYTTSIDIWSAGCVLAELLVGQPLFPGENAVDQLVEIIKVLGTPTREEIRCMNPDYTDSRFPQIKAHPWHKVFHKRMPPEAIDLASRLLQYSPSLRCTALEACAHPFFDELREPNACLPNGRXIAPLFNFKQELKGVSPELINRLIPEHVRRQTDLGFPHPAGM from the exons ATGGACGCCTTCGATAAG GAAATGTCATCCTCTGTTGTCGAGGCGAATGATGCAGTCACTGGTCACATCATTTCCACCACCATTGGAGGCAAAAATGGTGAACCCAAACAG ACTATCAGCTACATGGCAGAGCGTGTTGTAGGGAGTGGATCATTCGGAATTGTTTTTCAG GCAAAATGCTTAGAAACTGGGGAGACGGTGGCCATAAAGAAGGTCTTGCAGGACAAACGGTACAAAAATCGTGAGCTGCAGTTAATGCGCTTGATGGATCACCCAAATGTGGTTTCTCTGAAGCATTGTTTCTTCTCTACGACAAGTAAAGACGAACTTTTTCTGAATTTAGTTATGGAATACGTTCCTGAGACTATATACCGGGTTCTAAAGCATTACAGCAGCATGAACCAGAGGATGCCCCTCATCTATGTTAAACTTTATACATATCAa ATCTTTAGGGGGCTGGCATATATCCATACTGTTCCTGGTGTTTGCCATAGGGATGTGAAGCCTCAGAATCTTTTG GTCGATCCTCTCACCCACCGGGTTAAGCTTTGCGATTTCGGAAGTGCTAAAGTTCTC GTCAAGGGTGAAGCAAATATATCGTACATATGCTCTCGTTATTATCGGGCTCCTGAACTGATATTTGGTGCAACAGAATACACAACATCAATAGATATTTGGTCAGCTGGTTGTGTCCTTGCTGAGCTTCTTGTGGGTCAG CCTTTGTTTCCTGGAGAAAATGCAGTCGACCAACTTGTTGAAATTATCAAG GTTCTTGGTACTCCAACTCGAGAAGAAATTCGTTGCATGAATCCAGATTATACAGATTCTAGGTTCCCTCAAATTAAAGCGCATCCTTGGCACAAG GTTTTCCACAAACGAATGCCTCCTGAAGCAATTGACCTTGCTTCACGGCTTCTTCAATATTCACCAAGCCTTCGGTGCACCGCG TTAGAAGCATGTGCGCACCCTTTCTTTGATGAGTTACGTGAGCCCAATGCCTGTCTTCCAAATGGCC CCATTGCCCCTCTTTTCAACTTTAAGCAGGAA CTAAAAGGAGTGTCACCGGAGCTGATCAATAGGCTCATACCAGAGCATGTGCGGCGGCAGACTGATCTCGGCTTCCCACATCCAGCCGGTATGTAA